The following nucleotide sequence is from Deltaproteobacteria bacterium.
ACCTGGAGGACCCTTCATGGCCGGAGCCGCAACCCTGGACGAGATCAAGGACCGCATCCGCAAGCGCGTGGGCAAGCGCAGCCCCTTCCACCTCATGGATTCCACGGAAGCCGAGGGCGCACTGGCAGAACTGACCAGCCTGGAGGCCGACGCCTGGGCGGAAGCCTGGAGCAAGCCCGGCGCGCGTTGGGAAAAGACCGCGAAGGAAGCGGAGGAAAACGGAAACGCCACGGAGGCCAAGGCCGCCTACTTCCAGGCCGCCGCCTGGTACGGCGCCGGGCGCCACCCCTTCCCCAGTTCACCGGGCAAGCAGGAAGCCTACCGCAAGACCATCGAAAACTACCTGGCCGCCTCGCGCTACTTCGATCCGCCGCTGGAGCGCATCGCCCTGCCCTTGCGCGACAAGGAGGTCGTCGGCTACCTGCGCCTGCCCGCCAAGCGGCCCGCGCCGGTCATCATGCACTGGGGCGGCATCGACAACTGGAAGGAAGAGCGCCACAGCTTCGTCGAATCCATGCTCGCCGAGGGCTGGGGCTGCTTCATCATGGACAGCCCCGGAACCGGCGAGTCCCCGGTGCCCGCCTCGGACACCGCCCACGAGGTCTACACCACGGCCCTGGACCACCTCGTTACCCGGCCCGAAGTGGATTCGAGCCGCATCGCCGCCCTGGGCGCCAGCTTCGGCGGCTACTGGTCCACCAAGCTGGCCCACGTGGAGCCCGAGCGCCTGCGCGCAGCGGTCAACTGGGGCGGCGGCATCCACGGCTTCTTCCAGCCCGACTGGCAGCAGAGGTCGCGCAACGCCTCCTCCTACCTCTTCGACCTCATCGAGGCTCGCGCCAACCTCTTCGGCAAGCGCACCTTCGAGGAACTCTGCGAGATCATGCCCATCCTCTCCCTCAAGGACCAGGGCCTCCTCGACAACCCCTGCGCCCCCATGCTCCTGGTCAACGGCAAGGACGACCTCCAGGTCCCCATCGAGGACTTTTTCATGCTCCTCGAATGCGGCGACCCCAAGACC
It contains:
- a CDS encoding alpha/beta fold hydrolase; protein product: MAGAATLDEIKDRIRKRVGKRSPFHLMDSTEAEGALAELTSLEADAWAEAWSKPGARWEKTAKEAEENGNATEAKAAYFQAAAWYGAGRHPFPSSPGKQEAYRKTIENYLAASRYFDPPLERIALPLRDKEVVGYLRLPAKRPAPVIMHWGGIDNWKEERHSFVESMLAEGWGCFIMDSPGTGESPVPASDTAHEVYTTALDHLVTRPEVDSSRIAALGASFGGYWSTKLAHVEPERLRAAVNWGGGIHGFFQPDWQQRSRNASSYLFDLIEARANLFGKRTFEELCEIMPILSLKDQGLLDNPCAPMLLVNGKDDLQVPIEDFFMLLECGDPKTMRLFPGGHMGESPDVFPTILRWLHRELDGE